The Henckelia pumila isolate YLH828 chromosome 2, ASM3356847v2, whole genome shotgun sequence genome includes a window with the following:
- the LOC140879427 gene encoding uncharacterized protein — protein MMHKFYFESLDRSMRDILRFSNPLSFQLPFGGKPIVFGGDFRQILPVIPKGSRQDIVHATINSSYLWRHCTVLRLTKNMRLRNLASDEDGDEIKRFSDWISNIGDEKIEETNDGYAEIDIPNEMLLKDIDDPIATIVKNTYPLFGSTVCDTTYFQQRAILAPTLDVVQSINEYMISMNNSEGRVYLSSDSACHSDRNVDLLNDVHTPEFLNGIRCSGVPNHELNLKVGTPVMLLRNIDHSLGLCNGTRLVITRLGNHVLEGKILTGNNAGHKVLIPRMSLTPSNPRLPFKFQRRQFPLIVSYAMTINKSQGQSLSHVGLFLKKPVFSHGQLYVAVSRVTNLKGIKILICNVDGSQKNSTTNVVFKEVFHNL, from the coding sequence ATGATGCACAAGTTTTATTTCGAATCACTGGACAGAAGCATGCGTGACATACTGAGGTTTTCAAATCCTTTAAGCTTTCAACTCCCTTTTGGAGGCAAACCAATTGTATTTGGTGGTGATTTTCGACAGATTTTGCCAGTTATTCCGAAGGGTAGCAGACAGGATATTGTTCATGCCACTATTAATTCGTCATATTTGTGGAGACATTGCACAGTATTGAGATTGACTAAGAATATGCGACTTCGGAATTTGGCTTCTGATGAAGATGGTGATGAAATTAAGAGATTTTCTGATTGGATTTCGAATATAGGAGAcgaaaaaattgaagaaacaaATGACGGCTATGCGGAGATTGATATTCCAAATGAAATGTTGCTTAAAGACATCGATGATCCTATTGCAACAATCGTCAAGAATACATATCCGTTGTTTGGTAGTACAGTTTGTGATACAACATACTTCCAGCAGAGAGCTATATTAGCACCAACTCTGGATGTTGTTCAGTCCATaaatgaatacatgatatcaATGAACAATTCGGAGGGAAGGGTGTATTTAAGTTCTGATTCGGCATGTCATTCGGACAGAAATGTTGATTTATTGAATGACGTTCATACTCCCGAATTCTTAAATGGAATTAGATGCTCTGGAGTTCCAAATCACGAACTAAATTTGAAGGTTGGAACTCCTGTTATGTTGCTGCGAAACATAGATCATTCTCTTGGATTATGCAATGGTACTAGATTGGTTATCACGAGGCTTGGAAACCATGTTTTGGAAGGAAAAATTCTTACAGGAAATAATGCAGGTCATAAAGTTCTTATTCCAAGAATGTCATTGACCCCTTCTAATCCAAGACTTCCTTTCAAGTTTCAACGAAGACAATTTCCCCTAATTGTTTCgtatgcaatgacaattaacaAAAGTCAGGGACAATCATTATCACATGTTGGACTTTTTCTGAAGAAGCCTGTTTTCAGTCATGGCCAGTTGTACGTCGCTGTATCCAGGGTTACAAATCTGAAGGGcatcaaaattttaatatgcaATGTAGACGGTAGCCAAAAAAACTCAACGACAAATGTTGTATTTAAAGAAGTTTTTCAtaatttgtaa